A single region of the Sorghum bicolor cultivar BTx623 chromosome 9, Sorghum_bicolor_NCBIv3, whole genome shotgun sequence genome encodes:
- the LOC8066622 gene encoding uncharacterized protein LOC8066622, whose amino-acid sequence MDRCRAPEAKPPDHADADDSDELSVFAAERYFYGDDALLWPCERSSSSLSSSAFRTGTHEHDRSVPTPTAVTSSSEASWNSRSALLPNEPAEKLHAVAVAVAAAATPIIEASPSGDEGQRGGRRPASSSNLRRWLLGVAACACAGGDSEESVGADELETSERFPETEIPAEVTAARSSVTPASGRCLLEGDKTTLAGMDGHRRATNKVEVSTPILHHQAVATSDSDERRRRIKSLEMFRPVPVGDRGSALGSATQSSAFTIVAGNTALGGDGDAPRAPSGGGGTPGEDDAAPSELGCAYPPSEASVVWSVVTADGAASGNFSSAASGYYYHYCFNDVDEGAMRRTAARNTRKRRTGMLMCMSEKAVDAVGPARSVHRQEVQPAAVPTLGASRGSRNGHGRDSPPVVRKYMCEGKTFEVPDNQDAYIGLQTNFTLQN is encoded by the exons ATGGACAGATGCAGAGCACCCGAGGCCAAGCCACCGGATCACGCAGATGCCGACGACTCCGATGAGCTCAGCGTCTTTGCCGCCGAGCGCTACTTCTACGGAGACGACGCGCTGCTGTGGCCGTGCGAGCGCTCCTCGTCTTCGCTGTCGTCGTCCGCGTTCCGGACGGGGACGCACGAGCACGACCGGTCCGTCCCGACGCCGACGGCCGTCACTAGCTCGTCCGAAGCAAGCTGGAACAGCCGCTCCGCTCTGCTGCCCAATGAGCCGGCCGAGAAGTTGCACGCTGTCGCTGTcgctgtcgccgccgccgccactccgATCATCGAAGCGAGCCCTTCCGGGGATGAAGGTCAGCGGGGCGGACGCAGGCCCGCTTCGTCGTCTAACCTGCGGCGGTGGCTGCTCGGAGTGGCGGCGTGCGCTTGCGCCGGCGGAGATTCCGAGGAGTCAGTGGGCGCCGACGAACTGGAGACGAGCGAGCGGTTCCCGGAAACAGAGATCCCGGCGGAGGTCACCGCCGCGAGATCGAGTGTGACGCCTGCGAGTGGCAGATGCCTCCTCGAAGGCGACAAAACAACCCTTGCCGGAATGGATGGCCACCGCCGTGCCACCAACAAGGTTGAAGTATCTACGCCAATCTTGCATCACCAAGCAGTAGCCACCTCCGACTCcgacgagcggcggcggcgcatcAAATCATTGGAAATGTTCCGGCCGGTGCCGGTGGGCGACCGTGGGAGCGCGCTCGGTTCAGCGACGCAAAGCTCTGCTTTTACAATCGTCGCCGGAAACACGGCTCTGGGCGGTGATGGCGACGCGCCGCGCGCGCCCAGCGGCGGCGGAGGGACCCCTGGCGAGGACGACGCGGCTCCGAGCGAGCTTGGGTGCGCGTACCCACCTAGCGAGGCCAGCGTTGTCTGGAGCGTGGTCACCGCGGACGGCGCGGCGTCCGGCAACTTCTCCAGCGCGGCGTCGGGGTACTACTACCACTACTGCTTCAACGACGTCGACGAAGGTGCGATGCGGCGCACCGCTGCCAGGAACACTCGCAAGAGGAGAACCGGAATGCTAATGTGCATGAGCGAGAAGGCAGTCGACGCTGTTGGGCCAGCTCGGTCCGTTCACCGGCAGGAGGTCCAGCCAGCTGCCGTGCCAACGCTGGGAGCTTCTCGCGGCAGCCGGAACGGCCATGGACGTGATTCGCCGCCGGTAGTCAG AAAGTATATGTGTGAAGGAAAAACATTTGAAGTGCCGGATAATCAAGATGCTTACATTGGTTTACAAACGAACTTTACACTCCAGAACTGA
- the LOC8055767 gene encoding rhomboid-like protein 11, chloroplastic has protein sequence MAQQQLLLLPAPPRTFLKPLSSPFLSSLPRRHLVPVSAVRVAPAVRRGLLQYATKRSGLVEELEIARDKQPRSRRANGIFWILLLNFGIYVADHLLQIRQIKSLYLYHAFPTWFQFVTSTFCHANWNHLSSNLFFVYIFGKLVEEEEGNFALWMSYILTGAGANLISWLVLPTSSVSLGASGAVFGLFTISVLVKMSWDWRKILEVLILGQFVVDKVMEAARATTITGQSFQVNNIAHVSGALIGAALVFLVSRIPFSSNDDNPKATKRE, from the exons ATggcgcagcagcagctgctcctCCTCCCCGCCCCTCCCAGAACCTTCTTGAAGCCCCTCTCCTCTCCCTTCCTCTCCTCCCTCCCCCGGCGCCACCTCGTCCCCGTCTCAGCAGTTCGCGTGGCACCCGCCGTCCGGCGGGGCCTGCTCCAATACGCGACGAAGCGTTCAG GTTTGGTTGAAGAGCTGGAGATCGCCAGGGACAAGCAACCGCGGAGCAGGCGCGCCAATGGCATCTTCTGGATCTTGCTGCTCAATTTCGGCATCTACGTGGCCGACCACTTGCTCCAG ATACGACAAATAAAATCACTGTACCTGTATCATGCATTCCCTACATGGTTCCAGTTTGTGACATCAACATTTTGCCATGCCAATTG GAATCATCTTTCAAGCAATTTATTCTTTGTGTATATCTTTG GAAAACTTGTTGAGGAGGAAGAGGGTAACTTTGCTCTGTGGATGTCTTACATTTTGACTGGTGCTGGGGCGAACTTGATTTCATGGTTGGTTCTTCCAACATCCTCTGTGTCACTTGGAGCATCTGGTGCTGTTTTTGGCCTTTTCACCATTAGTGTTCTAGTTAAG ATGTCATGGGATTGGAGAAAGATTCTTGAGGTGCTTATCCTGGGACAATTTGTTGTTGACAAG GTCATGGAAGCAGCACGTGCAACAACAATCACAGGGCAATCGTTTCAAGTGAACAACATTGCTCATGTATCAGGTGCTTTGATAGGTGCTGCGTTGGTGTTTCTGGTCAGCAGAATCCCTTTTTCATCCAATGATGATAATCCCAAGGCAACAAAAAGAGAGTaa